A genomic region of Thermogemmatispora onikobensis contains the following coding sequences:
- the glpK gene encoding glycerol kinase GlpK, giving the protein MAKYVLALDQGTTSSRAIVFNHEGAVVSLAQKEFPQIYPAPGLVEHNPEDIWSSQLSVAQEALHKAGASAADIAAIGITNQRETALVWEKATGKPVFNAIVWQSRLTAPICDELKAKGFDSEIRQRTGLVTDAYFSGTKVKWILDNVPGVREKAERGEVLFGNVDTFLIWRLTKGRVHVTDATNASRTMLYNIYTGDWDDVILKELGVPRAMLPQVMPSSTVYGETDPEFFGGPIKIAGVAGDQQAATFGQACFEVGMAKNTYGTGSFMLMNTGDRGVASKNGLLTTIAWRINGQTTYALEGSIFITGAAVQWLRDGLRAIASSSDVEQLAMSVSDNGGVYLVPAFVGLGAPYWDPYARGTIVGLTRGSSIAHIARATLESMCYQTRDVLEAMTADSGVHVKALRVDGGAVVNNLLMQFQADILGVPVQRPKVAETTALGAAYLAGLATGFWNSQQEVAEQWAVDRTFEPQMSADQRDALYAGWKRAVERSLQWERPASAQ; this is encoded by the coding sequence ATGGCGAAGTACGTCCTCGCCCTTGACCAGGGCACCACCAGTTCGCGCGCCATTGTCTTCAACCATGAGGGCGCCGTCGTCAGCCTCGCCCAGAAAGAATTCCCGCAGATCTATCCGGCACCGGGACTGGTCGAGCATAATCCCGAGGACATCTGGTCCAGTCAGCTCAGCGTCGCCCAAGAGGCCCTGCACAAGGCCGGGGCCAGCGCCGCCGACATCGCCGCCATCGGCATTACCAACCAGCGCGAGACCGCCCTTGTCTGGGAGAAGGCCACCGGCAAGCCGGTCTTCAACGCTATTGTCTGGCAGAGCCGCTTGACGGCCCCCATCTGCGACGAGCTGAAGGCCAAGGGCTTCGACAGCGAGATCCGCCAGCGGACCGGGCTGGTGACCGATGCCTATTTCTCGGGCACGAAGGTCAAATGGATTCTGGATAACGTGCCCGGCGTACGCGAGAAGGCCGAGCGGGGCGAGGTGCTCTTTGGGAACGTCGACACCTTCCTGATCTGGCGCCTCACTAAGGGCCGCGTCCATGTGACCGATGCGACCAACGCCTCGCGCACCATGCTCTACAACATCTACACGGGCGACTGGGACGATGTGATCCTCAAGGAGCTGGGTGTACCACGCGCCATGCTCCCCCAGGTAATGCCGTCCAGCACGGTCTATGGCGAGACCGACCCGGAGTTTTTCGGTGGCCCGATTAAGATCGCTGGCGTGGCCGGCGACCAACAGGCGGCGACCTTCGGTCAGGCTTGCTTTGAGGTCGGGATGGCGAAGAATACCTATGGTACCGGTAGCTTCATGCTGATGAATACCGGCGATCGTGGGGTGGCTTCGAAGAACGGCCTGCTGACAACCATCGCCTGGCGCATCAATGGGCAGACGACCTACGCGCTCGAAGGAAGCATTTTCATCACGGGCGCGGCGGTCCAGTGGCTGCGCGATGGGCTGCGCGCCATCGCGTCGAGCAGCGACGTGGAGCAGCTGGCGATGTCGGTCTCCGACAATGGCGGCGTCTACCTGGTGCCAGCTTTCGTCGGCCTGGGCGCCCCCTATTGGGACCCCTACGCTCGCGGGACGATCGTCGGTCTGACGCGCGGGTCAAGCATCGCCCACATTGCCCGCGCGACGCTGGAATCGATGTGCTACCAGACACGCGACGTGCTGGAGGCGATGACAGCGGATAGCGGCGTGCACGTGAAGGCGCTGCGCGTCGATGGCGGCGCTGTGGTCAATAATCTGCTGATGCAGTTCCAGGCCGACATCCTGGGTGTGCCAGTGCAGCGCCCCAAGGTGGCCGAGACAACGGCCCTGGGCGCGGCCTACCTGGCCGGCCTGGCGACCGGCTTCTGGAATAGCCAGCAAGAGGTGGCCGAGCAGTGGGCGGTCGATCGCACTTTTGAGCCGCAGATGAGCGCCGACCAGCGCGATGCGCTCTATGCCGGCTGGAAGCGCGCTGTGGAGCGCTCGCTGCAGTGGGAGCGGCCCGCTTCCGCTCAGTAG
- a CDS encoding PTS sugar transporter subunit IIA, translated as MRVGKKNDLVIVAPLDGQVVPLEQVPDEVFAQKLVGDGLAIDPQGNVAVAPISGRLVRLFPGGHAFVVAVGSEDSEEEAAVIVHLGLDTVELAGDGFTLLAQEGEHVEAGTPVVGFDRARIEARGKSMLSPVVFSGSGVLTQRASGTVEAGQDVLFVVQRAL; from the coding sequence ATGAGAGTCGGCAAGAAAAATGATCTGGTGATTGTGGCCCCGCTTGATGGCCAGGTAGTGCCTCTGGAGCAGGTACCCGACGAGGTTTTCGCTCAGAAGCTGGTTGGCGATGGCCTGGCTATTGATCCGCAGGGCAACGTGGCGGTCGCTCCCATCAGCGGCAGGCTGGTACGCCTCTTTCCGGGTGGTCACGCCTTCGTCGTCGCTGTCGGCTCCGAGGACAGTGAGGAGGAGGCCGCGGTGATCGTCCACCTGGGTCTCGACACGGTGGAACTGGCCGGCGACGGCTTCACTCTCTTAGCGCAGGAAGGCGAGCATGTCGAGGCCGGCACGCCGGTGGTAGGCTTCGATCGCGCCCGCATCGAAGCGCGGGGCAAGAGTATGCTTAGCCCGGTGGTCTTCAGCGGCAGCGGGGTCCTGACGCAGCGCGCCAGTGGAACGGTAGAGGCCGGGCAGGATGTGCTCTTTGTCGTACAGCGTGCGCTGTAG
- a CDS encoding zinc ribbon domain-containing protein — protein sequence MEQRIYHGTLSPDGLADYLVQTFGQNYSYLGWGGSTLNTIAQKIGQGDHVLVQIAQARPWSGRLRTALGVSISRVPDGISVSVGQSNWLEGSLPGMLWGALFFPPLVIFPLIRSIGAFSFYQDVWQAIETYCTQAQATRISTSTLHGLYCARCGALNDEAAQHCHLCGAALAASPASTAGAPELVTCASCHERVVAARFCGNCGAPLSAGPAPSSPDQGQGGQTDIA from the coding sequence ATGGAACAGCGTATCTACCACGGCACCCTTTCCCCGGACGGCCTGGCCGACTACCTCGTCCAGACCTTTGGCCAGAACTACAGCTATCTCGGCTGGGGAGGCAGCACGCTCAACACTATCGCCCAGAAGATCGGGCAGGGGGATCACGTTCTGGTCCAGATCGCGCAGGCGCGTCCCTGGAGCGGGCGCCTGCGCACTGCCCTCGGCGTCAGCATCTCGCGTGTGCCCGATGGTATCAGCGTGAGCGTTGGCCAGAGCAACTGGTTGGAAGGCTCGCTGCCTGGCATGCTGTGGGGAGCCTTGTTCTTTCCACCTCTGGTGATCTTTCCTCTGATTCGGAGCATCGGAGCCTTTAGCTTTTACCAGGACGTCTGGCAGGCCATCGAAACCTACTGCACCCAGGCTCAGGCTACGCGCATCAGCACCAGCACCCTGCACGGCCTCTACTGCGCGCGCTGCGGGGCCCTCAACGACGAAGCGGCCCAGCACTGCCATCTCTGCGGCGCCGCTCTGGCAGCCAGCCCAGCCAGCACCGCAGGAGCGCCCGAGCTGGTGACCTGCGCCAGTTGCCACGAGCGCGTCGTCGCGGCCCGCTTCTGTGGCAATTGCGGTGCTCCGCTGAGCGCAGGGCCAGCGCCCTCATCTCCCGACCAGGGTCAGGGAGGCCAGACAGACATAGCGTAG
- a CDS encoding ABC transporter ATP-binding protein: MAFLELQELSKSFGRTRAVERLSLEVEQGEFLTLLGPSGCGKTTILRLVAGFEQADAGRILLDGEEITTRPANRRPMGMVFQSYALFPHMTAEQNVAFGLRLRRLSPTLVHRRCEELLALVGLADRARNYPHQLSGGQQQRVALARALAVEPKVLLLDEPLSALDAAVRVTLREEIRRIQQQLGMTVIYVTHDQEEALAISDRIAVMARGRLEQLGAPEEIYRRPRTVFVAGFVGASTRLPARLERAADGHCRLGEILLRVPPQPELSDGAAVLLVVRPELVTLQQLEEADGVAVDRGQSQEQENLLTGIVELRTFLGAVTRFRVRADGGQLFTVDLPGLQARTLVPGQRVLLAFPPEACLVLPYGESEAEAAAGRSGRAAVVGQVSPEREPQPEHA, encoded by the coding sequence ATGGCTTTTCTAGAATTGCAGGAGCTGAGTAAATCCTTTGGAAGAACGCGGGCCGTTGAGCGCCTCTCTTTGGAGGTTGAGCAAGGCGAGTTCTTGACACTTCTGGGACCAAGCGGCTGCGGCAAGACTACTATTCTGCGCCTGGTTGCTGGCTTTGAACAGGCGGATGCTGGGCGCATTCTCCTTGATGGGGAGGAGATCACAACCCGCCCGGCCAACCGGCGCCCGATGGGCATGGTCTTTCAGTCCTACGCCCTCTTCCCGCATATGACGGCTGAGCAGAACGTTGCCTTTGGCCTGCGTCTCAGGCGCTTGTCTCCTACCTTGGTCCACCGGCGCTGTGAGGAGCTGCTGGCCCTGGTAGGGCTGGCCGATCGGGCGCGCAATTATCCGCATCAGCTCTCGGGTGGGCAGCAGCAGCGCGTGGCCCTGGCGCGCGCGCTGGCCGTTGAACCGAAAGTGCTGTTGCTCGATGAGCCGCTCTCGGCCCTCGATGCGGCGGTGCGCGTGACCTTGCGTGAGGAGATCCGGCGCATTCAGCAGCAGCTGGGGATGACCGTTATCTACGTGACCCATGATCAGGAAGAGGCCCTGGCCATCTCCGACCGCATCGCCGTCATGGCCCGCGGTCGCCTTGAGCAGCTTGGGGCGCCCGAGGAGATCTATCGCCGACCGCGCACGGTCTTTGTGGCCGGCTTTGTCGGGGCCAGTACCCGCCTGCCGGCTCGCCTGGAGCGCGCGGCTGATGGTCACTGTCGTCTTGGCGAGATCCTCCTCCGTGTGCCACCTCAGCCGGAGCTGAGCGATGGCGCTGCTGTGCTGCTGGTGGTGCGCCCCGAGCTGGTCACACTGCAGCAGCTCGAAGAGGCTGATGGCGTGGCTGTGGACAGGGGTCAGAGCCAGGAGCAAGAGAATCTCCTCACAGGCATCGTGGAGCTACGCACTTTTCTGGGGGCAGTGACACGCTTCCGCGTGCGGGCCGACGGAGGCCAGCTCTTCACGGTTGACCTCCCTGGGCTGCAGGCCCGAACCCTGGTTCCCGGTCAGCGCGTCCTTCTCGCTTTTCCGCCCGAAGCCTGCCTGGTGCTACCATACGGGGAGAGCGAGGCAGAAGCGGCTGCCGGGCGCTCAGGCAGGGCCGCCGTTGTCGGGCAGGTCTCGCCCGAGCGCGAGCCGCAGCCGGAACATGCCTGA
- a CDS encoding NADPH-dependent F420 reductase — protein MRFGVLGTGMVGQTLAGKLVSLGHEVKMGARQAGNEKAQAWVASAGPSASAGSFAEAARFAEIVINATAGAWSLEALTAAGAENLAGKILIDVANPIAPNSGMPPQLSFCNSDSLAERIQRTFPASRVVKTLNTVNAAVMVNPALVPGRHHMFLCGDDATAKSEVAALLVSFGWPPESLIDLGGISNARGTEMYLALWLRLWGVLGSSPFNIRVVSNDF, from the coding sequence ATGCGTTTCGGCGTCCTTGGTACAGGTATGGTTGGCCAGACGCTGGCTGGCAAGCTGGTTAGTCTCGGCCACGAAGTCAAGATGGGAGCGCGGCAAGCCGGCAACGAGAAGGCCCAGGCCTGGGTGGCCTCAGCTGGACCTTCGGCCAGCGCAGGATCATTTGCCGAGGCGGCGCGCTTTGCTGAAATTGTGATTAATGCCACTGCTGGGGCCTGGTCGCTGGAGGCCCTGACTGCTGCCGGGGCGGAAAACCTCGCTGGCAAGATCTTGATCGACGTGGCGAACCCAATTGCTCCCAATTCGGGGATGCCGCCTCAGTTGAGCTTTTGCAATAGCGATAGTCTGGCGGAGCGCATCCAGCGCACCTTCCCGGCCAGTCGCGTGGTGAAGACCCTCAACACCGTGAACGCCGCCGTAATGGTGAATCCTGCTCTGGTACCCGGGCGGCACCACATGTTCTTGTGCGGCGATGATGCCACCGCCAAGAGCGAGGTGGCGGCTCTGCTGGTCAGCTTCGGCTGGCCCCCGGAGAGCTTGATCGATCTGGGCGGCATCTCAAATGCGCGTGGCACTGAGATGTATCTGGCGCTCTGGCTACGCCTCTGGGGGGTACTTGGTAGCAGCCCCTTTAATATCCGGGTAGTCTCGAATGACTTCTAG
- a CDS encoding ABC transporter permease yields the protein MRSLFRPRHREPGQDVGQPSQHLANEGGLLPARLALALVLLYLLIPLAATLVFGLSGSHGWGDLSSLGAVFGDPDFWQTLLTSLGLAAGTTVLVILLLTPTVYQVRLRLPQVQPLLGALVLLPFAVPPIVLGTGLLQEYNGAATNSPLVALLSLGLVPLLSNVFPLLDLPFLLICAYVIVALPFAYRAIDNSLRAVDVRVLTEAAASLGAGWWRTLLLVILPNIWPGILTAALLTFSTVMGELTLASLFNTYTFPIYLNMTGQNDPHRAALLAVLSFLLTLLCVLGMVPATRPRTGRGRAALPGQIEGAGPR from the coding sequence ATGCGATCGCTATTTCGGCCTCGTCACCGCGAACCGGGCCAGGACGTGGGGCAGCCCAGCCAGCACTTGGCGAACGAGGGCGGACTCCTGCCGGCCAGGCTGGCACTCGCTCTGGTCCTGCTCTATCTGTTGATCCCGCTGGCGGCCACCCTGGTCTTTGGTCTCAGTGGCAGCCACGGCTGGGGAGATCTCTCAAGTCTCGGCGCCGTCTTTGGCGATCCCGATTTCTGGCAGACGCTGCTGACCTCACTCGGGCTGGCGGCGGGAACAACGGTGCTGGTCATTCTGCTGCTGACCCCTACCGTTTACCAGGTGCGTCTGCGCCTGCCACAGGTGCAGCCTCTGCTCGGAGCACTGGTCTTGCTGCCCTTTGCCGTCCCACCCATTGTGCTCGGAACCGGTTTGTTACAGGAGTACAACGGGGCGGCCACTAACAGCCCCCTGGTGGCCCTGCTCTCCCTGGGTCTGGTGCCGTTGCTGAGCAATGTCTTCCCCTTGCTGGATCTTCCGTTCTTGCTCATCTGCGCCTATGTCATCGTAGCGCTGCCGTTTGCCTATCGGGCCATTGACAACAGCCTGCGCGCGGTCGATGTCAGGGTGCTCACGGAGGCGGCGGCCAGCCTGGGAGCGGGCTGGTGGAGGACGCTGCTGCTGGTGATTCTGCCCAATATCTGGCCGGGAATCTTGACCGCGGCCCTGTTGACCTTTTCGACGGTGATGGGCGAGCTGACGCTGGCCAGCCTCTTCAATACCTATACCTTCCCGATCTACCTGAACATGACGGGGCAGAATGATCCGCACCGGGCGGCTCTGCTGGCGGTCCTCAGCTTTCTACTGACGCTCCTCTGTGTGCTGGGCATGGTACCGGCCACGCGCCCGCGCACGGGCAGGGGGCGGGCCGCGCTCCCGGGACAGATCGAGGGGGCTGGCCCACGCTAG
- a CDS encoding glycerol-3-phosphate responsive antiterminator: MFHRGVYTQAALEIVRLARLYPVAAALKSEEDMRLALEADTPLLFLLKGDAFQLAPFVEEARRRGKRVVVHVDLVSGIGKDRAGIQYLHQIGIDAIITSKSQLVTAARAEGLITIQRLLLLDDSGLEKGVRTIAHAGPDLVEVLPGIMFPEVAATLRRLLPGPFIAGGFIRTAEDVARVQQAGAILSSSSTYSLWRNLSLA, encoded by the coding sequence TTGTTTCACCGAGGTGTGTATACGCAAGCTGCACTGGAAATTGTGCGTCTGGCGCGTCTCTACCCCGTAGCGGCGGCGCTCAAATCGGAGGAGGATATGCGCCTTGCTCTGGAGGCGGACACGCCCCTCCTCTTTCTGCTGAAGGGCGATGCCTTTCAGCTGGCCCCCTTTGTCGAAGAGGCGCGGCGGCGAGGCAAGCGCGTCGTAGTGCATGTCGACCTTGTCAGCGGCATCGGCAAGGACCGCGCCGGCATCCAGTATCTGCACCAAATCGGCATCGATGCCATCATCACCAGCAAGTCGCAACTGGTGACGGCGGCGCGTGCCGAGGGGCTCATCACCATTCAGCGCCTGCTCCTGCTTGACGACTCCGGCCTCGAAAAGGGGGTCCGTACCATCGCCCATGCTGGCCCTGATCTTGTTGAGGTCCTGCCAGGCATCATGTTCCCCGAAGTGGCTGCCACTCTGCGGCGTCTCCTGCCTGGTCCCTTCATCGCTGGCGGCTTCATCCGCACTGCTGAAGATGTGGCCCGTGTTCAGCAGGCCGGGGCCATCCTCAGCAGCAGCAGCACCTACAGCCTTTGGCGCAACCTCTCCCTGGCGTGA
- a CDS encoding ABC transporter permease: MLSQALDEEEGRAQPGMAGEKRREQPLARRSAWRLAGLLAWSILVPFLLFCLLFELLPVVITIQGSLTNGGTGGLSLAGYQRLLAQASNLRAFQNSVALSLVTALIGGLLGAVAAYGLASLRQGWLRNLLISFCSIAANFAGVPLAFAFVATLGVTGFVTVALRSWLHLDLYALGFSIYQFWGLVLVYVYFQLPLMILVTLPAFTGLRPEWREAAINLGASPAGYWWRVALPILFPSLVAGTMLLFANSFGAFATAYALAQGNINLVPILIDFLVNGNVTVDFGLGDALAVGMMGLLLAVVALYTTMLRRASRWQGQGR; this comes from the coding sequence ATGCTTTCGCAGGCGCTCGATGAGGAAGAGGGGCGGGCCCAGCCTGGCATGGCCGGAGAGAAGAGGCGCGAGCAGCCGCTGGCGCGGCGTAGTGCCTGGCGCCTGGCTGGGTTGCTGGCCTGGTCGATTCTCGTGCCTTTCTTGCTCTTTTGTCTGCTCTTCGAGTTGCTGCCCGTGGTCATCACGATTCAGGGGAGCCTGACCAACGGTGGCACTGGTGGGCTGAGTCTGGCCGGCTATCAGCGGCTCCTGGCCCAGGCCAGCAATCTGCGCGCTTTTCAGAATAGCGTTGCCCTTTCGCTGGTCACGGCCCTCATTGGAGGTTTGCTCGGAGCGGTGGCTGCCTATGGGCTGGCCAGCCTGCGCCAGGGCTGGCTGCGCAATTTGCTGATCAGCTTTTGCAGTATCGCCGCCAACTTTGCGGGTGTCCCTCTGGCCTTCGCCTTCGTCGCGACACTTGGCGTCACGGGCTTTGTGACGGTCGCCCTGCGCAGCTGGCTGCATCTCGATCTCTACGCGCTTGGCTTCAGCATTTACCAGTTTTGGGGTCTGGTGCTGGTCTATGTCTATTTCCAGCTTCCGCTGATGATCCTGGTAACGCTGCCCGCCTTTACGGGGTTACGCCCGGAGTGGCGCGAGGCGGCCATCAATCTGGGGGCCTCGCCGGCTGGTTACTGGTGGCGCGTAGCTCTGCCCATCCTCTTCCCGTCGCTGGTTGCTGGCACCATGCTGCTCTTTGCCAACTCCTTCGGGGCCTTCGCTACGGCCTATGCGCTGGCTCAGGGGAACATCAACCTGGTCCCCATCCTCATCGATTTTCTGGTCAATGGTAACGTGACCGTTGATTTTGGCCTGGGTGATGCTCTTGCTGTCGGCATGATGGGGCTGCTGCTAGCGGTGGTCGCGCTCTACACGACGATGCTCAGGCGGGCGAGCCGCTGGCAGGGGCAGGGTCGCTAG
- the nagE gene encoding N-acetylglucosamine-specific PTS transporter subunit IIBC, giving the protein MSAANSSASPGVVFPGRVSGFDRILGALQSIGRSLMLPIAVLPAAGLLLRFGQPDLLNLPWMAAAGNAVFSNLSLIFAIGIAIGLTGGEGAAALAGLVGYLVFTGVFNVIIPQVNGAPDPSISMGVFSGIIMGLVSAGLYRRFHDIRLPDYLAFFGGKRFVPIITALVALVLGAIFGLIWPPIQGVINALGQGIVALGPLGTGIYGLLNRLLIPFGLHHVLNTYVWFQLGTYHTAHGLVNGDLNRYFAGDPTAGNFMAGFFPVMMFGLPAACLAMIRRAHYPRVAAGILLSAALTSFLTGVTEPIEFAFLFVAPVLFLIHAVLTGVALAICTALGIHIGFTFSAGLIDYLINFSKANTTQPLVLLLIGVIYAVIYYFTFSFCISRFNLATPGRGGTATDSRSDWILPESQRGPRSGRKTEEAATTAGDADERLAAELLAALGGKENVESVEGCITRLRLFISEPQRIDEARLRSLGAAGVIRHGKIVQVVMGTQSDRLASRMKQLMKKGSSELEQSADTSDGESEESQG; this is encoded by the coding sequence ATGAGTGCCGCCAATAGTTCAGCTTCTCCTGGTGTTGTTTTCCCTGGGCGAGTCAGCGGCTTTGACCGCATCCTGGGAGCCTTACAGAGCATCGGGCGCTCGCTGATGCTGCCGATTGCCGTGCTGCCGGCGGCGGGCCTGCTGTTGCGCTTCGGGCAGCCCGACCTGCTCAACCTGCCCTGGATGGCGGCGGCGGGCAACGCTGTCTTCTCCAATCTCTCGCTGATCTTCGCCATAGGCATTGCCATTGGCCTCACCGGAGGAGAGGGAGCAGCAGCCCTGGCCGGGCTGGTCGGCTACCTTGTCTTCACTGGCGTCTTCAACGTCATCATTCCCCAGGTCAACGGCGCTCCTGATCCCTCGATCTCAATGGGCGTCTTCTCCGGCATCATCATGGGGCTGGTCAGCGCCGGCCTCTATCGGCGCTTCCACGACATTCGCCTGCCGGACTACCTGGCCTTCTTCGGAGGCAAGCGCTTCGTCCCTATCATTACGGCCCTGGTTGCCCTCGTGCTGGGAGCTATCTTCGGCCTGATCTGGCCGCCAATCCAGGGGGTCATCAATGCCCTCGGTCAGGGTATTGTGGCCCTGGGGCCACTTGGCACCGGGATCTATGGCCTCCTCAACCGGCTGCTGATCCCCTTCGGCCTGCACCATGTGCTGAATACCTACGTCTGGTTCCAGTTGGGCACCTACCACACGGCGCACGGCCTCGTTAACGGCGACCTCAACCGTTATTTTGCCGGCGATCCAACAGCGGGCAATTTTATGGCTGGCTTCTTCCCCGTGATGATGTTCGGACTGCCAGCAGCCTGTCTGGCGATGATTCGCCGCGCCCATTATCCACGGGTGGCCGCGGGCATCCTGCTCTCCGCCGCCCTGACTTCCTTCCTGACGGGCGTGACCGAGCCAATTGAGTTCGCCTTCCTCTTCGTGGCTCCTGTACTCTTTTTGATCCACGCTGTGCTGACCGGCGTGGCCCTGGCGATCTGCACAGCCCTGGGCATCCACATCGGCTTTACTTTCTCCGCCGGCTTGATCGACTACCTGATCAATTTCAGTAAGGCCAATACGACCCAGCCGCTGGTGCTGTTGCTGATCGGAGTGATCTATGCCGTCATCTACTACTTTACTTTCAGCTTCTGTATCTCACGCTTCAATCTGGCAACGCCAGGGCGCGGCGGCACGGCCACAGACAGCCGCAGCGACTGGATTCTGCCCGAGAGTCAGCGCGGGCCACGCTCTGGACGAAAGACGGAGGAGGCAGCGACAACGGCAGGCGATGCCGATGAGCGCCTGGCTGCGGAGCTGCTGGCTGCTCTGGGTGGCAAGGAGAACGTTGAGAGCGTCGAGGGCTGTATCACGCGCCTGCGCCTCTTTATCAGCGAGCCGCAGCGCATCGACGAGGCCCGGCTCAGGAGCCTGGGAGCCGCTGGAGTCATTCGCCACGGCAAGATCGTCCAGGTGGTCATGGGCACGCAGTCCGATCGCCTGGCCAGCCGCATGAAACAGCTGATGAAGAAGGGCAGCAGCGAGCTAGAGCAGAGCGCAGATACATCAGATGGAGAGAGCGAGGAGAGCCAGGGCTGA
- a CDS encoding extracellular solute-binding protein: MRPGRSQEQLLFNDLFGQQSRRHFLRRAGVAGLSASALAAMLEACGSSSTGSSATTANVNMAGPIKLDTLIANAKKEGQLQAVGIPPEWADYKDILAGYTSHYGLPISYKAEAEYSSAQELEVFKNSKTRPHGDIGDVGFKFGPLAVQQGLVAPYKHAYWDDIDASLKDPDGYWCTEYYGAQAFVINTDLVKKPPTSFAELLSGNYKNMVGIDGDPRQANDAFLAVFAAALAHGGSLDNIQPGIDYFAQLKKSGNFTVARSSIANISTGEVAIAVMWDYLGLGFRDQLAGKPHLEVIIPSDGSIAGPYVSVINKTAPHPFAARLWIEYIFSDEGQLFYLKGYAHPARYQKLVAAGKVPPDLAAKLPPAEQYANVRFPSLAQLNAASTLVNNNWGPQVLGS, from the coding sequence ATGCGCCCTGGACGCAGCCAGGAACAGCTGCTATTCAATGATCTCTTCGGCCAGCAGAGCCGCCGCCACTTTCTGCGGCGGGCGGGCGTGGCTGGCCTCTCGGCCAGCGCCCTGGCGGCCATGCTCGAAGCCTGCGGGAGCAGTAGCACTGGCAGCAGTGCCACCACTGCCAACGTCAACATGGCTGGTCCTATCAAGCTGGATACGCTGATTGCCAATGCCAAAAAAGAGGGCCAGCTGCAGGCCGTGGGCATCCCACCAGAATGGGCTGACTACAAAGATATCCTGGCCGGTTACACCAGCCATTATGGCCTGCCTATCTCCTACAAGGCCGAAGCCGAATACTCCTCAGCTCAGGAGCTAGAGGTCTTCAAGAACTCGAAGACGCGCCCTCACGGTGACATCGGTGACGTTGGCTTCAAGTTTGGGCCGCTGGCTGTTCAGCAGGGGCTGGTTGCTCCCTACAAGCATGCCTACTGGGATGACATCGATGCCAGTCTCAAGGACCCCGACGGCTACTGGTGCACCGAATACTATGGCGCGCAGGCTTTTGTGATCAATACCGACCTTGTGAAGAAGCCGCCGACCTCCTTCGCTGAGTTGCTGAGCGGCAACTATAAAAATATGGTCGGCATCGACGGCGACCCGCGCCAGGCCAACGATGCCTTTCTGGCGGTCTTTGCCGCTGCGCTGGCTCACGGCGGCAGCCTCGACAATATTCAGCCCGGCATCGACTATTTTGCACAACTCAAGAAGAGCGGCAATTTCACGGTTGCCCGCTCCAGCATTGCCAATATTTCGACCGGCGAAGTGGCCATTGCCGTGATGTGGGACTATCTCGGGCTGGGCTTCCGCGACCAGCTGGCCGGCAAGCCACATCTGGAAGTGATCATTCCCTCCGATGGCTCGATCGCTGGTCCCTATGTCTCAGTGATCAATAAGACGGCTCCCCATCCTTTCGCGGCTCGCCTCTGGATTGAATATATTTTCTCCGACGAGGGACAGCTCTTCTATCTAAAGGGCTACGCTCATCCAGCCCGCTATCAAAAGCTGGTGGCGGCTGGCAAGGTTCCCCCTGATCTCGCTGCCAAATTACCGCCTGCTGAGCAGTATGCCAATGTGCGTTTTCCGTCGCTGGCTCAGCTGAATGCGGCTTCGACGCTGGTCAATAACAACTGGGGGCCGCAGGTGCTTGGCTCGTAG